The genomic region CGGTGCCGTGGGAAGGCTATCTTTTTGAGGCTAGGCCAGGGTCTCCTGTTACCAATGCCGCGCTTTGTCGCGCCGTAAATCGGCACCATGTATCGCTCTACGCGAAGGACGTGCACCCTTGGGGGCGGTGGACGCCGCATGACCTACGCCGGACGATGCGTACTGGGCTCTCTGCCTGCAAGGTTCGACCCGACATCGCAGAGCTCACAATCGGCCACGTCAAAACCGGGATGGTTGCCGTTTACGACCAACACGCATTTGAGGATGAACGGCGTGGCGCGTTGATAAGCTGGGAAGGTCGTTTGATGGCGATTATTGAGGGGCAGGGCACTGAAACGACAGTGGCGAATGTTGTTTCGATAGAGGAGGCACGCACCAATGCCTAAAAAGGTGAAACACGGTGTTGGCATGATGGAGCGTACCCGGCTTCGATTCGATTTGACTGGTGATGGCGGGGAGGCTGAGTGGACAGCATGCATCGAGCATATGAAGAAAACGATGGTTGGCCCGGATGAAGGGCGAGATCGAATCGCCGCAGGTTTCCAAGCCATTCTCACAGCGTGTGGGTTGCCTGACCCAGGTACGGCTGCACTGAACGATATGGTTTATGGACAGCAAGGCGAAGATTCTGTGCAATACATCTCTGCGCGATGGTTGATGGAATACCATCGACTAAACAGAGAGCGAGACGATTTGGCAAGCGGTTCGAAAGCCTTCGATTTGCAATTGATGATCATGCACGCCGAAGAACTCGGCAGACAGCACGAACGTTTTCAGTGGCGTCAGGGGATTGATGAGGCGACAGGTAAACGGCCTGAGGAGTTGGCCTTATCGGGGCGCCGACAAGTCAAAAACGGCCAAGATGGAAATGCCATGCGGACCGACAATAGTTTCCTCGCAAAAAATGGAAACCGAGCACAAAAGTTTGTCAACGAGCTCCATATCCGAAAGCCTCATTTGTCTTGGGCAGATCTGCAGAGAAAGGCGGCGGAGAATTTCGGCGTAAGCCCAATCACGATCAAGAGAAACTTGAATAATCCCAAAAAAGCTGGATCAGGCAGGAGCGAATGATCCTCTGACATTCAGCGACATAGCCTCATGTTGAAACCAGCACGAGGTCAATGATGACATTTTGTAACCTAATCACCGAAGCGAGTTACGCCGACCAGCGTGGCGTTTCCATTCGGTCTGTTCAACGTGAGCGCGCACAACGCGTCGGCCCACCGTTCATTAAGGTTGGTCGGAACGTGTACTACCGGCCCGCAGCGATTGAGGCTTGGCTTCTGTCCAAGGAGCAAGTCCAACCAAGATCATCAAGGACAACGTCGTGAGGGACGTTCTTGATTTGTTGCGCGGCGAGGCCCGGCGGGCTTTGGTTATGCGGGCCAGGTCCAAATTCTCACTCTCGGCGCCCATTGGCAAAACCTGCCAACAGTCAAAATGTGGCTCGTACTATGCTGACGGCGGGCAGGGGGGCAATCAATGACAAAGCGGCAACCCTTGAACCTGATGCAAAAGTGGTTGGTGCCCCAGTACTGGGTCTGCCAACAACCGCAGCTCACAAGAGCCAGTTTCTGTGTGCTCATGAGATTGTTGGATCGTCAGAACACAAAAACTGGACGTTGTGATCCCTCGGCCGTTGGGCTTGCCGAGGAGACCGGGTTCTCGGAAAGGAGCATCCGCGGCGCCTTCAAGGAGCTAGAAGAACGAGGTGTTATCAAACGGAATCGAGTGGCGCGGCGTTCCCGCAACCAGTTTCTGATTTATTCAGTGGCAGAACTTGAGCAAAATCAGCGATCGGCGAATCCAAAAAGGCGGGCGGGTCAGCGTCCGAGCCTGCAGCCTGCTGCCGCAACCCCTGCAATGCATTGCCTTCAGAACCTGCAACGGACTGCACCCGAAACAATAAAAGAAACTATAAAGAAAAACGAAGGGGCTGAGAACACGAATGCAATAGGTCAGGCCCTGTCAGGTGATACTGGCCGCCAACCATCCTTGGATATCGACCTTGGCGAATTTGAACGCAGGATTGTGAAAGTGTTCGAACGGGAAGGTTATGGCTATGAAGGTTTGTTGATGCTTCCAGCAGATGAGATGGAACACGTATTTCAACGGCTTTGCAGCGGCCATCTCTCGTTTGGTGAGGCAGTTGGGGAATTGCTCGATAGCTATCGGACAGCGCGGGAGAAGCTGTAGTGATGGCTAGGGAAATCAGCGCTGTAGTGCAGCGTTGGTTGCGGACATTGCGGCCTCCGGTTGTTTAGCGCGAATGGCCAGTCGCGGCACAGACCGAACCTTAGTGCAAGGCGCGGCTATCGGTAACTCCGAGTACTTTCTAAAAATGCTGCACTGCGAGAAATTAGTCAGGATGGGCGGTTAGCGGCCCTTCGCTGCGCCCCCCACCAATGTCTGCTCCGCGATCATTCTTGACTGTTGACAGTATCGCCGCTGGAAGGCGCGCACCTGCACCTCGATTTGGCAGATCCCGAGTAAGTTTGGATCCTTGTCGCCAAGCTTTTTGTACTGAGTTTACGGCTCCGGGTTGAGCGTTTGTTTAACAGCACCCAAGTGTTCGCTCACAGGCTAGATTTTTCAGAAAGGTTGTTTCGCAAACGTCGTTTGGAACTCTTCCTTCGCCGTGTTCAGAATTGGAGTTCCATGCGAGGGTATGAGATGAGCGAAATCCAGTTCAGCCACCCTGGCAAACTCTTTTGGTTCTGGCTGGCATACACGCAGCCATTCCGGACCGATGTTCGCGGGTTTAATGAACCCCGCTTGCTGCATCCTGATAGCGGCGTTTTTGCTGAAGAACTCATCGACCTCAGCCCAGTTTTGCAAACTGTCAGCTGAGACCAAAACACCGCCCTCTTTGTGAAGCAAAAGCATCCCTTCGGGCATTTTGGAACTGTCGTAAGTGAACAGGGACGCCTGCGTTACCGGCATTTCGCCGCCCGGGCGCAGCGAGTGAGTGGTTCTTAGACCGCCTCTGTGTTGCATCCCGTCCACCGCCCACAAATTGGCGGCGTAGCGATCCACGTAGAACGGGTCGTCCAAACCATTGTGAACACCCAGGTGATAGGCGCCCAGCTTGACGATATTTTCGACCCGCCCCAAGGCCTCCAGCGCCTTCAAGCCTTGGTCGTTCAGGCGAACGGTGCTGATCAAGGTCAGTGCCTCACCTTCGCGCAGTATAATCATGTTCCGGCTAAGCTGTATCCCTGGCACCATCATGACACTGCCGGTAACGATGAACACGTCTTTGAAAATCTGGCGAATTTCGCCGTGCGGTGTTGCTATTGGGAAGTCAGATTGCATTTTTGTTTCCTTCGCTTTTGAACATTAGGCCAGGCCGTCGAGTTTAGGGGTAGTACACACCAGTAGCCTTTTGCGCCCATTGCCAGAGATTGCTGTTCACAGTTGCGTCCATTGCTGCTGCATCAATTTTTGCCAGAGCGGGTTTACCGTTGGCCTCTCCCGGCCCGTCCGGTCCAAAATACTGACCGCCCTGGGCAGTGTCCAAGGTCGCCGCCATGACCGTAGGAGCCGCACCCTCCGCAGCAGACATGAACTTTATCCCATCCGGCGTTGGGCCGATATGGCGGAAAAGATCAGTCTGACTGACCCCAGGATGCGCGGCCAGAGACCTGAGTTGGTGACCTGAAATACGTATGCGGCGGTCGAATTCCAACGCGAAAATCAGGTTGGCAAGTTTGCTTTGGGCGTATGCCCGCCCCGGATCGTATGGCTTTTCGAGGGCGAAGTTCGCAAAATCAATTACGCCGCCGCGATGCGCCCTGCTGCTCAGCGAGACAACACGGGCACCTGGTGTTTTTTCCAGCAGTGCAAACAAACGTCCAGTCAGGGCAAAATGAGCCACGAAATTCACGCCAAACTGGGCTTCGTATCCATCATCGGTCCTTGTGGGTGGTGGCGTCATGATACCCGCGTTGTTGATCAACAGATCCAGTCGCTCCAGATGGCTGTTCGCCCAGTCGGCAAAGCTTTCTACTGCCTCAAGACTCGACAGGTTCAACTGCACGAACTCAACCTTACCGTTTGAAATGGGGGCCACGACACGCATACGCTCGATGGCCTCCCGCGCCTTGTCGGGATTGCGGCTGGCAACGATGACATTCATCCCCCGCCGGTAAAGGTCGAGCGCCGTTTCATATCCGAGGCCAGTGTTGGCGCCTGTGACAATGGCGGTTTTTTGCACCTGATCTTTCATAGCGTCTCTCGCCTTTTGCGAATTGGTTTGCCACAGGCCCCAGGAGGCTGCTTCAATAGCCTTTGCTTTGCAGCCACTTCAGGACCTTGTCTGCAATCTCAACGCCTTTGTCTTCCTGCAGGAAATGCGACGCGTTGGTGATTGTTTCATGGGGTTGCGACGCCGCACCGGGAAGCGCCTGAAACTGCTTGTCATATCCGGTATCAGCGAGAAACGGATCCTTGTCACTGAACAGGGTCAGAACTGGCCTGTTGCTTTGCCCCAGCTTGGCCCAGGCATCACGACCTTCGTCCTGCTGTTCGACTACGATCTGAGGCATCTTGCGCGGGCCTGCATAAAAGCGATGATCCGCAATGGGGGCGTCATAGGCAGACATTTCAGCGGCAGACAGTTTGGAATTCGTGAGGATCTGCATGACCTTGCCGAAGTCCAGTTTTGGAGACCGCAGGAAATAGCCCGCCCAGTTGCCATAGGATTGTTTGGCAGCCAGATCCTCAATTTTTGGCTTGCCCGCAAAGACCCGCATCGCCTTGAGCATGCGTGGCAAAATATACTTGAACGGGCCTTTGGCATTGCCAAGCGCCGTATTGGCGACAACCAAGTGCGACGCCCAGTCCGGGTTGTTTGCCAACACGCGCAGGCCAATCATGCCGCCCCAATCCTGCATAAAGACGGTGGCGTCTTTGATGCCCAATTTCTGCACAAAAGTCGTCATCCAGTTCACATGTGCCTGATAGCTATGCGCATCCGAGTTTGCGGGCTTGTCCGAGCGGCCAAAGCCAATAAGGTCGGGGGCAATGACGCGATAACCGGCGGCGACAAACAACGGGATCATCTTGCGGTAAAGGTAGCTCCAGGACGGTTGCCCATGCAGCAGAAAGATGGTCCTGGGATTATCGCGACCCTGGTCAACGTAGTGCATTCGCATACCGTCTACGTCGATGTAGTTCGGCTCAAACTGAAAATCGGGAAGATTGGCAAACGCTGAGTCAGGTGTTCTGAAAACGCCGGATTTGACGGGTGTTGATTGAAACGTCTCAAGCTTGGACATGTTGGCCTCTGATGTGTTGGCTGATCAGGATGTGCGGGCCGGTGTCTGCCCGTACATTCGGTCTCTGTTGGCAGTGCTACGCGTATTCAGCTGTGCTCAATGTCTGGCCATTCATCGTACCGGTGACTGCGGCGAGATAAGACTTGGCGGTATCGGCAGCAGTAATGGACCCTTCGGTTGGCCAGCCCAGTTTTTCCATGGATTCTGTCACCGATGTCGGCGACACGACGTTCAGACGGATGTCTGTCAGTTCTTGCGCAGCCGCGTCAGCAAAGCGTTCAAGCCCAGCAAAGGCCATGCCAATGGCGGCAGCACCCGGGAAATTGTATTTGCTGGCGGCACCAGATGTCAGCGTCACCGAACCACCTGGGGCAAGGCTGTCTTTGCCGTAGCGAAACAGGTTGATCTGGTCCATAAGCTGCATACCCGAGGCGCGGTCATAATCCTGATCTGTCAGCGCCTCCAGCGGCTTGATGTCAGCCTCGCCAGCGGCAGAGATGATCGCATCAACCTGATCAATTTGGGCAAACATTGCGCGAATGGAGGCCGGGTTGGAAAGGTCAACATTGACATCACCCGATGAGCGGCTGGCCGAAATGACCTGATGCTCGCCCGATAGAGCGTTGACGATGGCGCTGCCGATGACCCCCGAGGCGCCGACTACGAGTATTTTCATGAGGTGTTCCCTTGTACGTTTGATTACGTGTTGAGTAGGAACTAGAGGTCGAAGCGGTCAGTAAAAAGCATAGCTTCTCGAACAAGATGGTCATATAATTAGACCATGACCAATCTCGACCATCTAAACGTTGTAAGCACCATCTGCGACGTGGGCAGCTTTCAACTGGCCAGCGAAAAGCTGAACAAGGCCCGGTCTGCAGTGTCTTACTCGGTTAAACAGGTCGAAGAATTCTACCAAATTCAGATATTTGACCGCTCGAAATACCGGCCTGAGCTAACCGCAGACGGAAAAATACTTCTCGTGCAAATCCGCTACCTGTTGAAACAGGCGCAAAATTTCGAGGATTTTGTGCACGAGTTGAAAGGCGAAAATGAAGTTGAGCTGAGACTTGGCGTCAGCAGTCACTTTCCACTCGAAAAGCTTACAGGGCTGTTGAAGTCCCTAAAGGCTGACTTTCCCACGACAACCATTCATCTGGAAATGGAAATCGCGTCAGGTGAGCGTATCCTCCAAGAAGAAAAAGTGGACATCGCGATTTTTGGAGCCCCGAGCCAAAGCGTGTTTATTGATTACCAGCAAATCGATAGCATGAATGTTCCTTTGGTAATTTCCAGCGACCTAATTGAGAACGACCCTGCGAAGATTTCCGAAACCGATTTGGCCCGTCACCCTCAGGTCATTGTAAAGTCCACCGATGAAAAGTCGCCGGATGTCGGGATACTCGATGATGCCTTGAAATGGTACGTCACAGATCTGCACGCAAAGAAGGCACTGATTTGTGCGGGCCTCGGCTGGGGTCGGCTTCCGCATCACTTTGCCGAGCCAGAAATATCCAACGGAAAGCTCGTGGTACTTAGTACCTTAGGTGACCTTTCGCTCCCCATTTATCTGACCAAACTTGCCAACCGGTCGCTGGGACCCGTTGGTAAACGGATTTGGGAATATTTTTTGTAACTACTTTTTCATTTACTTGGCACCAAACCAGCCCTTCGTCGCATTGGTCACGAACGACAGCTGTGGGCCGTTCTCGACAGTTAGGGTAGAGGGAAGTGGTCCGATTGCTGCACCATGCACATTTAGGCACAAAGGGCGGTTTCGCTTCCTGAGTCAGAACGGATAAGCGATTTAGTCGTCATGCTTGGGAGTAGCAGTTTTCGAGCATAGCTTTAGCAAACCGCAAAAGATTCCGGTTTCGGGATAAGTGGAAGGTGGCATCGTCTGCATTGTTTGAGCCTGGATCTGAGCGGGGTTGGCAAAAAATATCAGCACGGTGAGAATTAGGGCGCGCATTGAGCATCTCCGTTTCGTGGAATTGATGCCCATAGTTTGTTACGCCAAACGCATCCTCGCGCGTCGAATTTGGAAATCAGTGCAAGTTTGCAGCAATTGGCGATGATTTTTCAGAATCGGTGAATGCACCGGACTGCACGGTGTGTCGGTATTCGGTCGGACTGTACCCGGTTTCTGCGCGGAAGGCCCGGTTGAACGGTCCCACTGAAGCAAAGCCGACTTCATATGCAATTTCCAGCACTGTTGCGTTCATCTGGGCGGGATCCGTCAAAGCGGTACAGGCCGCCTCGATTCGTGCCCGGTTGATGAAATTTGAGAAGTTGCGATAGCCCAGTCCTTGGTTTATCGCGCGCCGCAAACGGTGCTCCGGTACGGCGAGTTTTCCTGCGAGTGCGCCGATGGTCAGCCCTTCTTCTCGCCAGATGCCTGCGGTCATAGCTGACTGGATGCCTGCGATCAGGGCGGGGTCTGCAAATTCATCGTGGATCGCCAAACGGCTGTCGATGTCTGGGGATGTCTCGCCCGGCCAGCGGTTCGCATCGGGGCGCAACAGCCACACTGCAAATGCGAGGGAAACCACAAGTGTGCCGACAGCTTGCAAGAGAGCCAATATTATACCGTCCTCTTGTAGCAAACCGGTGGCCTGACCCGCAGTCAGAAACAATGCAAGGCCAGCAATAGCTGCTGCGAACCAAGGTCGTGCACGGCAGCGGCATTCCACCAAATCGTCACGAGTGGACCAGAGCGAGAGGATGACAAGCGCCCCATAAAGGACCACGGACATTGGCAAGCAAACGGAGAAAAGGCCTGGGAAGGCCTCATGGGCATAAAACGCGATTGAGGCGGCCAGCGATGCTACCAGCCAAGGCCAACGCTGACCGGGGGCATCGATAAATATGGTCACGATCAGCCAGGTAATCGCTGCAGGTGTGAGGCTGGCTATAAGCGTGAGATTTGAAAGCAAAGCTGGGTGCAGGTCGAGCGGCAGAGCCGCCGTAGTGATAAGGAAAGCGGATTCGGACAGGGCCAGCGCCGACACAGATAAGCGCCCTTCCAAGCTGATCGGCGCGCGCCAGAGCAATAAGGCCAGCAACATCAATATTGTAACAGCACCGCCACGCAGCGCAAGGTCGAGGTAAATCATAATCGGCCCATTCTTTTCCACAAGTATTGGATTGGGGCCAATATAGTGACACGGCCCTCGTTCCGCGCGTCGATTTCTGAAAATGATACGCCGATTCTGAAAATCGTTCCAATACTAACGGATTAGACTGGTAAATTGCGCCGAGTTATCCACCGAAGCTCGGTGACTGCAAGACTGGAGCGAACCAACGCGCAAAGGTCGCATTCTTGGGCACCGCAAGGCCCGGCAGCGTAGCTGCAAGGTCGGCATTCCCCCCTCTGAAGACACTGGGGTAACCAAGCTTGAAGGTCTACTTCTGCTATAGGCGGTGCGAACGCCCGTGTCCGTTTCGTGGTAGGAAACTGCCGTCAGACGTTCTGCGCACCAAGGTCGGTTTTGGGCCGTTTTCTGCCTTCAGGTTCAAGTGGAGGCTTCGGCATCGAGGGTGGATACCAGTGGCCCACCTGCTCAACAAATTGCATCGATGGCAGGTGATAGGGGTAAGCACCACTGTATCTCGGAACTACAGCGTTATGGCCACACTTCAGTCGTAGGCAGCATCCACGATGATCTCGACCTTGAGTTCCGGCCGCGCAAGTTTTGCCTCGCCACAGGCCCGCGCAGGTGCATGTCCTTCAGGCATCCAAGCATTCCAGACCTCATTAAGTCCAGCAAAGTCACTCATATCCGCCAGCCATATAGTAGCCCGCAACATCTTTTCGCGCGACGACCCGGCCTGGACCAGCAATACCTCGAGGCGCCTAAGGCATTCCTCGGTCTGCGCTTGGATGGTCTCTCCTTCACCAACCTGCCCGGTGATATAGGCGACTCCATTGTGCTTTACAATTTTCGAGGACCTGGCCCCGGTTTCGATACGTTCGATCATTCCACGCCCCTTGATCAGTCAAATTCCACAACGCATTCTATGCCGCCTAAAGCTAAACACTTCAACTGTCGAAGCGAACCGAAGCGGACCTTCTCCACACGCGTGTTCAAGGTCTGGCTAGGGCCGGAAGCACCAGTTGGGCTGATCCCTGTGAAGGTCTTGAAGGTCGCGCAACCTGGTCCCTGTATCATCGCAGCTAAGGTCTGGAACTAACACATTTTACCGTTAGCTCACACCGTCGAAGTATCGTTCGGGTCCTTCCCAGGCCCAACAGACATGCGGGTAATTCACACCCCGTGTCCGCCATCTGTTTTAGGCTCGATGAGGGGTGAGGTTAGGGTTGTTGATGTTGTTGGCTGCAAGTGGCGAAACTAGAACCTGACTTTATAGTGAACGCCCGCCTTTGAATGCTGGGACCCGGATTAAAGATTATTGGGTAGGTTCAGTTGCACTTCTTCACACAATCGGCGCTCAGAGCGAATGCTCAAACAATACCCCACCAGCAGCATCCGGATAAGAAGCTCAGGATCAATCGAGGGGCGGCCCGTGTTGCTATAAAACGGAACCAGGTATTCGCGTATGCCGGATAAGTCCACGAACCGGTCAATAGAGCGCAACAAGTGGCCCTGGAGGACATGGTCCTCAAGGGTTTGTAACCGTTTCCGTTGAAGGGCTGACGGTACTGTAACCTGAAGTCTGGAAATTTTGTTGGAGATTGCGCTGAGAGCCTCAGCTGGAGCGATCCAAACTGGTGTTCCATGGAGTTGCAAAACCAACCGTGGAGAACCGGAAATGGACAGACAGAAGGATACAGGCTTTGAGGCCATCTTGGAACATCTGATCGAATATGGCGCGAATGACATAGCCACGGTTTTTGCGCGGGCCTTTGAGTTGGCGATGCGCATTGAGCGTGAGCGGTTTCTCGGCGCTGGTCATTATGAGCGGACGGCCAGCCGACAAGGCTATGCCAACGGCACCAAGCCCAAGCGGATTGACACACCTGCGGGAACGGTCACGGTGCAGGTTCCCAAGACTGCCGGCCATACGGACGCAGCCTTCTACCCCCAGTCCCTGGACCGCGGTCGCCGGTCGGTGCGTGCGGTGATGCTGGCGGTGGCCGAGATGTACACTAGGGGCGTATCCACCCGCGAAGTCGAGGCGGTGATGTGCGAGTTCGGTATCGAGAGCCTGTCGTCTTCGCAGGTCAGCCGTGCCACCAAGCTGCTTGACGGGGAACTGGAAGCCTGGCGCACTCGCCCCCTCGGCGAAATCAAATATCTCTTCATTGACGCGCGCTATGAAAAGGTGCGCATCGGCGGTGTGGTTCGTGATGCGGCCGTCCTTTCGGCAATAGGTATTGGCCCGGATGAGCGCCGCCGCGTGCTTGGCGTCTCGGTGGCCCTGTCAGAGGCGGAGGTCCACTGGAGAGCATTCCTCGAAAGCTTGCAGAGCCGTGGCATGCGCGGTGTCGAATACGTCGTCTCCGACGACACGCCGGTCTACGCGCCGCCCGCAGGGCCGTCTTCGGGGGCGCCAAATGGCAGCGTTGCCAATTCCACCTGGCCCAGAATGCCATCCATCATGCGCCCAGCCAGAGAGTACGCAAGCGCATCGGTGCTGAGCTGCGCACGGTCTGGAATGCAACCTCGCTGGCCAAGGCGGAAACCGCGCTGGCCGATCTCGTGACAGCCTATCGCGAAACCGCCCCGAAACTGGCCGAATGGCTGGAAGAGAACGTGCCCGAAGGCCTGACAGTCTTCTCCCTTCCAGAGCACCACCGCCGTCGCTTGCGGGCCTCGAACCTAATTGAGCGCGCCATCCAGCAGGAGCTCAAACGCCGAACCATCAAGGTCAGGGTCTTTCCAAATGAAGAGGCTCTGGAACGTCTCGTCAGCGCTGTGCTGGTCGAGATCGACGAACGATGGGCAGTTGACACAAAAGCCTACATCAAATGGGAATGCCAGGATGCGTGAATGCCCCAAAACCTAATTTCCAGACGATAGGTTGCGTAATCGGGCTGACTCCAATTTGCCTGACAAATTGA from Parasedimentitalea psychrophila harbors:
- a CDS encoding RidA family protein, translated to MIERIETGARSSKIVKHNGVAYITGQVGEGETIQAQTEECLRRLEVLLVQAGSSREKMLRATIWLADMSDFAGLNEVWNAWMPEGHAPARACGEAKLARPELKVEIIVDAAYD
- a CDS encoding haloalkane dehalogenase; this translates as MSKLETFQSTPVKSGVFRTPDSAFANLPDFQFEPNYIDVDGMRMHYVDQGRDNPRTIFLLHGQPSWSYLYRKMIPLFVAAGYRVIAPDLIGFGRSDKPANSDAHSYQAHVNWMTTFVQKLGIKDATVFMQDWGGMIGLRVLANNPDWASHLVVANTALGNAKGPFKYILPRMLKAMRVFAGKPKIEDLAAKQSYGNWAGYFLRSPKLDFGKVMQILTNSKLSAAEMSAYDAPIADHRFYAGPRKMPQIVVEQQDEGRDAWAKLGQSNRPVLTLFSDKDPFLADTGYDKQFQALPGAASQPHETITNASHFLQEDKGVEIADKVLKWLQSKGY
- a CDS encoding oxidoreductase produces the protein MKDQVQKTAIVTGANTGLGYETALDLYRRGMNVIVASRNPDKAREAIERMRVVAPISNGKVEFVQLNLSSLEAVESFADWANSHLERLDLLINNAGIMTPPPTRTDDGYEAQFGVNFVAHFALTGRLFALLEKTPGARVVSLSSRAHRGGVIDFANFALEKPYDPGRAYAQSKLANLIFALEFDRRIRISGHQLRSLAAHPGVSQTDLFRHIGPTPDGIKFMSAAEGAAPTVMAATLDTAQGGQYFGPDGPGEANGKPALAKIDAAAMDATVNSNLWQWAQKATGVYYP
- a CDS encoding short chain dehydrogenase — encoded protein: MKILVVGASGVIGSAIVNALSGEHQVISASRSSGDVNVDLSNPASIRAMFAQIDQVDAIISAAGEADIKPLEALTDQDYDRASGMQLMDQINLFRYGKDSLAPGGSVTLTSGAASKYNFPGAAAIGMAFAGLERFADAAAQELTDIRLNVVSPTSVTESMEKLGWPTEGSITAADTAKSYLAAVTGTMNGQTLSTAEYA
- a CDS encoding LysR family transcriptional regulator codes for the protein MTNLDHLNVVSTICDVGSFQLASEKLNKARSAVSYSVKQVEEFYQIQIFDRSKYRPELTADGKILLVQIRYLLKQAQNFEDFVHELKGENEVELRLGVSSHFPLEKLTGLLKSLKADFPTTTIHLEMEIASGERILQEEKVDIAIFGAPSQSVFIDYQQIDSMNVPLVISSDLIENDPAKISETDLARHPQVIVKSTDEKSPDVGILDDALKWYVTDLHAKKALICAGLGWGRLPHHFAEPEISNGKLVVLSTLGDLSLPIYLTKLANRSLGPVGKRIWEYFL
- a CDS encoding helix-turn-helix domain-containing protein; the encoded protein is MIYLDLALRGGAVTILMLLALLLWRAPISLEGRLSVSALALSESAFLITTAALPLDLHPALLSNLTLIASLTPAAITWLIVTIFIDAPGQRWPWLVASLAASIAFYAHEAFPGLFSVCLPMSVVLYGALVILSLWSTRDDLVECRCRARPWFAAAIAGLALFLTAGQATGLLQEDGIILALLQAVGTLVVSLAFAVWLLRPDANRWPGETSPDIDSRLAIHDEFADPALIAGIQSAMTAGIWREEGLTIGALAGKLAVPEHRLRRAINQGLGYRNFSNFINRARIEAACTALTDPAQMNATVLEIAYEVGFASVGPFNRAFRAETGYSPTEYRHTVQSGAFTDSEKSSPIAANLH
- a CDS encoding helix-turn-helix domain-containing protein; protein product: MTKRQPLNLMQKWLVPQYWVCQQPQLTRASFCVLMRLLDRQNTKTGRCDPSAVGLAEETGFSERSIRGAFKELEERGVIKRNRVARRSRNQFLIYSVAELEQNQRSANPKRRAGQRPSLQPAAATPAMHCLQNLQRTAPETIKETIKKNEGAENTNAIGQALSGDTGRQPSLDIDLGEFERRIVKVFEREGYGYEGLLMLPADEMEHVFQRLCSGHLSFGEAVGELLDSYRTAREKL